A region of Thermococcus argininiproducens DNA encodes the following proteins:
- a CDS encoding class I SAM-dependent methyltransferase, giving the protein MFKNLGYTFEPTYKEKLWMYDPRTEVGKKRMKKQKELLERFLPIKSGKALDIGCGMGISTFALENLGFEVIGIDVQGELVEKARGIAKELGFKAEFRVMDAKKLDFPDESFDLVALLGNPLPHLSVYDFDEIVQEVFRVLKPNGAIFVDYADWVRLLHDGYKHVLVEDPFISFHVSLNTMKGQVERFFINLEKGYFFRVKINVWAPWIVEFILRKAGFEVETHYLGTFSVVGVGRKSSGV; this is encoded by the coding sequence ATGTTCAAAAACCTCGGCTACACATTTGAGCCGACATACAAGGAAAAGCTCTGGATGTATGATCCAAGAACTGAAGTTGGGAAAAAGAGAATGAAAAAGCAGAAAGAGCTGCTTGAAAGGTTTCTCCCCATAAAAAGCGGTAAAGCGCTGGACATCGGCTGCGGCATGGGGATCTCAACCTTCGCCCTCGAAAATCTGGGGTTTGAAGTTATTGGGATTGATGTTCAGGGAGAGCTTGTGGAGAAGGCAAGGGGAATTGCGAAAGAACTTGGATTTAAAGCAGAATTCCGGGTTATGGACGCCAAGAAGCTCGATTTCCCGGATGAAAGCTTTGATTTGGTTGCGCTTTTGGGAAATCCTCTCCCACACCTGAGCGTTTATGATTTCGACGAGATTGTACAAGAGGTTTTCAGGGTGCTTAAACCCAATGGGGCTATATTCGTTGACTATGCAGACTGGGTTAGACTTCTGCATGATGGCTATAAGCACGTGCTCGTTGAAGATCCATTTATTTCTTTTCACGTTTCCCTCAACACCATGAAAGGACAGGTAGAGCGGTTTTTCATTAATCTTGAGAAGGGCTACTTCTTCAGAGTAAAGATTAATGTTTGGGCACCGTGGATTGTAGAGTTCATCCTGAGAAAAGCTGGGTTTGAAGTGGAGACGCACTATCTAGGGACTTTTAGTGTTGTGGGCGTTGGTAGAAAATCTTCGGGTGTTTAA
- a CDS encoding class I SAM-dependent methyltransferase, whose amino-acid sequence MFRDCDDGSDAYYKALPTTWDATSEIGKKRIMGLKEILRKYLPIKGGKALDVGCGTGISTFALEELGFGVIGIDIRKEVIQKAKEIAKERCSKAEFYFMDAKRLEFESESFDLVALLGSPLPHFSVYDFDEIIRESYRVLKPKGVLVIEYADTIKGLYSWHKDAFVEGSLISIHKGFNFIEGLEERFFINLNSGTTFSVKFYLWSPWIVEFILRKAGFEVESHYINERMVVTVGIKAGSIHKI is encoded by the coding sequence ATGTTCAGAGATTGTGATGATGGTAGTGATGCTTATTACAAAGCCCTTCCCACTACTTGGGATGCAACAAGTGAAATTGGGAAGAAGAGAATAATGGGGTTAAAGGAGATCTTAAGGAAATATCTGCCCATAAAGGGAGGAAAAGCTCTAGATGTTGGCTGTGGCACTGGAATCTCAACTTTTGCCTTAGAAGAGCTCGGCTTTGGAGTCATTGGAATAGACATTAGAAAAGAAGTGATCCAAAAAGCTAAGGAAATTGCAAAGGAAAGATGCTCAAAAGCAGAATTCTACTTTATGGATGCCAAAAGACTGGAGTTTGAGAGTGAAAGCTTTGATCTTGTGGCTTTACTCGGCTCTCCTTTGCCACACTTCAGCGTTTATGACTTTGACGAGATAATTAGAGAATCTTATCGAGTCTTAAAGCCAAAAGGAGTGCTTGTAATTGAATACGCAGATACAATAAAAGGGCTTTATAGCTGGCATAAAGATGCTTTTGTAGAGGGCTCGCTGATTTCTATTCACAAAGGCTTTAACTTCATTGAAGGCTTAGAGGAAAGGTTCTTCATAAATTTAAACAGCGGAACAACTTTTAGCGTCAAGTTCTACCTTTGGTCTCCATGGATTGTGGAGTTTATTCTCAGAAAAGCAGGTTTTGAAGTAGAGAGCCATTACATAAATGAGAGGATGGTTGTGACAGTAGGGATAAAGGCTGGCTCCATCCATAAGATTTAA
- a CDS encoding AAA family ATPase, with the protein MARGKNPFKLKTLTRRKDLHGEEHKKALEELKDYIFDGEPVLLLGPRRVGKTSLINIAISEHSTELCYLYYDLSPFIGQRNLSVSQLVVTKSNLKLLQEKKGLRISLKVIEGWKERVTPGEYSRELLNVLRALHETCEHGVVVFDEAQVLGFPRGINFMGIFQMIMNSYDNVSIVLTGSMPGILASYLNVSEEEAGFSRFFNEINLSRWNLSTTEKFLKRHIQMSRDELLEVSTELSNVPGFIAMYGNLRWKGITHAEAIEKVREKAIRLWKADIVKFFSVYNSKVYYYVLKALALGPPIGLRYSELLESTRFIASNDNIIISDSSFKRALSRLKGAGLIEETETRRYIIPELPLRKAILKIGGI; encoded by the coding sequence ATGGCTCGGGGCAAAAATCCGTTTAAATTGAAAACACTTACAAGAAGGAAAGATCTCCATGGAGAAGAGCATAAGAAAGCATTGGAGGAACTGAAAGATTACATCTTCGATGGGGAGCCTGTGTTGCTGTTAGGGCCCCGCAGGGTCGGAAAGACAAGCCTCATCAACATAGCCATAAGTGAGCATTCCACAGAACTCTGTTACCTTTACTATGATCTAAGCCCTTTTATCGGCCAAAGAAATCTAAGCGTTTCCCAGCTCGTAGTGACTAAGTCAAACTTAAAGCTGTTACAGGAAAAGAAGGGATTAAGAATCAGTTTAAAGGTTATAGAGGGATGGAAGGAGAGGGTGACTCCTGGAGAATATTCTCGGGAGCTTCTTAACGTTCTCAGAGCCCTTCATGAAACGTGTGAACACGGTGTTGTGGTCTTTGATGAGGCTCAAGTTTTGGGATTTCCAAGGGGAATAAACTTTATGGGAATCTTTCAGATGATAATGAACTCATATGACAACGTAAGCATAGTTCTAACGGGTTCGATGCCCGGAATTCTTGCCAGCTACCTAAACGTATCGGAAGAAGAAGCTGGATTTTCAAGGTTTTTTAATGAAATAAACCTATCACGTTGGAATCTCTCGACAACGGAGAAATTTTTGAAAAGACACATCCAAATGTCCCGGGATGAACTTCTCGAAGTCTCAACGGAGCTCTCAAACGTTCCAGGCTTCATTGCTATGTACGGCAATTTGAGGTGGAAGGGTATTACCCATGCAGAGGCCATTGAAAAAGTCAGAGAAAAAGCAATTCGCCTCTGGAAAGCTGACATCGTTAAGTTCTTCTCCGTTTATAACTCCAAGGTTTACTACTACGTTCTGAAGGCTCTCGCACTTGGTCCCCCTATAGGTCTGAGATATTCAGAACTCTTAGAAAGCACACGGTTTATTGCATCAAACGATAACATAATTATCAGCGACTCAAGCTTCAAGCGGGCACTATCGAGGCTTAAAGGGGCGGGACTGATTGAAGAGACAGAAACACGTAGGTACATAATACCCGAGCTTCCGCTGAGAAAAGCCATTTTGAAGATTGGGGGAATATGA
- a CDS encoding NAD(P)H-dependent oxidoreductase: MKLLALCCSPRREGNTSKALSLLFEKLPKDWQKEMINLYEFDIKACGELCSVDCLKGEDVCKVDALDERVKLLEKLKTADIIVIGTPTYNMDVPSKLRALLERNYLENYLRNKVVALLIVSNLGGVKALCTLTSSLILDAQAIIACAVIVPGYREEGKTINDSKTQMLVDYLAKRIVEVVSLMH, translated from the coding sequence ATGAAACTCCTCGCTCTCTGCTGCTCCCCTCGAAGAGAGGGAAACACCTCAAAAGCCCTCTCTTTACTTTTTGAGAAGCTTCCAAAAGATTGGCAAAAAGAGATGATAAACCTTTACGAGTTCGATATAAAGGCATGCGGTGAGCTCTGCAGTGTAGACTGCCTAAAAGGTGAAGATGTCTGCAAAGTTGATGCCCTTGATGAAAGAGTGAAGCTCTTAGAAAAGCTGAAAACTGCTGATATAATAGTCATCGGAACACCAACTTACAATATGGACGTTCCTTCCAAGCTGAGGGCACTTTTAGAACGAAATTACCTCGAAAATTACCTAAGGAATAAAGTTGTGGCTCTGTTAATTGTCTCAAACTTAGGTGGTGTAAAAGCACTTTGCACTCTAACATCTTCGCTAATCTTAGATGCTCAAGCAATTATCGCTTGTGCTGTCATCGTGCCGGGATACCGAGAAGAAGGGAAAACCATAAATGACTCAAAAACGCAGATGCTGGTTGATTATTTAGCAAAGAGGATTGTGGAGGTTGTAAGTCTTATGCACTAA
- a CDS encoding class I SAM-dependent methyltransferase, producing MVKLSDFNIEEVFNVDDYMYFYSEKLTEERTKREVEFLVKVLELKEPKRILDLACGFGRHAIKLAELGHEVVGVDIMEGFLEIARKKAEEQGVSIKFMKGDMRETNFKEEFDIVLLLYTSFGYFSDEENFKVLQNVYKALKPNGLFCLDVPNRDFVVQQLSPCSVLEKGEDFMIDMPSFDVFTGRMNVRRITIRNGRRREVSYSIRLYTFTEVKELLKRAEFEVYKVFGHWDGRELSLNAPRMIVVAQKV from the coding sequence GTGGTGAAGCTGTCAGACTTCAACATCGAGGAAGTCTTTAACGTTGACGATTACATGTATTTTTATTCGGAGAAACTTACTGAAGAGCGAACCAAGAGAGAAGTGGAATTTTTAGTGAAAGTCCTTGAATTGAAGGAGCCAAAGAGAATCCTTGATTTAGCCTGCGGCTTTGGAAGACATGCAATAAAGTTGGCAGAATTAGGGCATGAAGTAGTTGGCGTTGACATAATGGAGGGTTTCCTAGAGATCGCAAGAAAGAAAGCAGAAGAGCAAGGAGTGAGCATTAAGTTCATGAAAGGAGATATGAGAGAAACAAACTTCAAAGAAGAATTTGACATAGTTTTACTTCTCTACACATCATTTGGATATTTCAGTGACGAGGAGAACTTTAAAGTATTGCAAAACGTTTACAAAGCCTTAAAGCCAAATGGGCTCTTCTGCCTTGATGTTCCAAACAGAGATTTTGTAGTTCAGCAACTCTCTCCCTGTTCAGTGCTTGAGAAGGGTGAAGATTTTATGATTGACATGCCGAGCTTTGATGTCTTTACAGGGAGAATGAATGTGAGGAGGATAACCATAAGAAACGGCAGGAGAAGAGAAGTTTCCTATTCAATTAGACTCTACACATTCACGGAAGTAAAAGAGCTCCTCAAAAGAGCTGAGTTTGAAGTTTACAAAGTTTTTGGGCACTGGGATGGGAGAGAGCTTTCGCTAAACGCCCCAAGGATGATAGTGGTTGCACAGAAAGTTTGA
- a CDS encoding GNAT family N-acetyltransferase, which yields MKVQVLEFEEKFTEGVEELYNTLGWKFSPKLINIWKSLRNYSKVLIALSNGRVVGKVTLDVAFPPYAEIVNLIVHPEYQGKGIGTKLIEECIKISESKGHNIQFLMTEYDNTPALNLYKKFNFYPAILSKRKQLWLFRFGKGSFVEDFLKAHPLFEFKVSRKTVNFHGEKFYEISFADIMSNAHLKIYFKGQPGQEETMPRIAGISFMEGKKAFDLVAYENPFELGVFNYGEDSRFEIEPLSSKGLEVFVEKQILKLSKNQNERVKIDFKKTGDFDTPLDYLSFRTIVASFKINENFVISIGEDCG from the coding sequence ATGAAAGTCCAAGTCCTTGAGTTTGAAGAGAAGTTTACAGAAGGTGTTGAGGAACTTTATAATACATTAGGATGGAAATTCAGCCCAAAACTTATCAATATTTGGAAGAGCCTAAGGAACTATTCAAAAGTCCTAATAGCACTGTCTAATGGGAGAGTCGTTGGAAAAGTAACTCTCGATGTAGCCTTTCCACCTTATGCAGAGATTGTTAATTTAATAGTGCATCCCGAATACCAAGGAAAAGGAATTGGAACAAAGCTCATAGAAGAGTGTATCAAAATATCTGAAAGCAAAGGACACAATATTCAATTTTTAATGACAGAATACGATAATACTCCAGCCCTAAACCTTTATAAAAAGTTTAACTTTTATCCAGCAATACTCTCTAAAAGGAAGCAACTCTGGCTTTTTAGGTTTGGAAAAGGCAGTTTTGTCGAAGACTTTCTCAAGGCTCATCCTCTCTTTGAGTTCAAAGTTTCCAGAAAGACAGTTAACTTTCACGGTGAGAAATTCTATGAGATTTCTTTTGCTGACATAATGAGTAATGCACACTTGAAAATTTACTTTAAAGGCCAGCCAGGACAAGAAGAGACAATGCCGAGAATTGCGGGAATCTCTTTTATGGAAGGAAAAAAGGCTTTTGATTTAGTTGCCTATGAGAATCCATTTGAGCTTGGGGTTTTTAATTATGGGGAAGACTCACGCTTTGAGATTGAGCCTTTAAGTTCAAAAGGTTTAGAAGTTTTCGTTGAGAAACAGATTTTAAAACTATCCAAGAATCAAAACGAAAGAGTGAAGATAGATTTTAAGAAAACTGGAGACTTTGATACTCCCCTTGACTATCTCTCATTCAGAACAATCGTTGCTTCGTTCAAAATAAATGAAAACTTTGTGATTTCAATAGGGGAAGATTGTGGATAG
- a CDS encoding nucleotidyltransferase domain-containing protein: protein MIPQTHLKVLCKLYERLNDSSVNWALTGSTSFALQGVPVEPHDIDIQTDKEGAYEIERIFSEFVIEPVRFRESERIRSHFGALIIDGIKVEIMGDIQKKVNDEWEPPVDINKYKRFVKVEGMKIPVLDLEYEYQAYLKLGRVEKAKMLKKFLEERGKENV, encoded by the coding sequence ATGATTCCCCAAACTCATCTCAAAGTCCTGTGCAAATTATACGAGCGATTAAATGATAGTAGCGTTAACTGGGCCCTCACTGGGAGTACAAGCTTTGCTCTCCAGGGTGTTCCCGTTGAGCCCCATGACATTGACATCCAAACTGATAAGGAGGGGGCTTATGAAATTGAACGCATTTTTTCTGAGTTTGTGATTGAACCTGTAAGATTTAGGGAGAGTGAAAGAATCCGCTCGCACTTTGGAGCGCTGATAATTGATGGGATTAAAGTCGAGATAATGGGAGACATTCAAAAGAAAGTTAACGATGAGTGGGAGCCACCGGTAGACATAAACAAATACAAACGCTTTGTGAAAGTCGAAGGCATGAAAATCCCAGTTCTAGATTTAGAATATGAGTATCAGGCCTATCTCAAGCTGGGAAGAGTTGAAAAAGCGAAGATGCTGAAGAAGTTTTTGGAAGAGAGAGGAAAAGAGAATGTTTAA